Proteins from one Elgaria multicarinata webbii isolate HBS135686 ecotype San Diego chromosome 3, rElgMul1.1.pri, whole genome shotgun sequence genomic window:
- the LOC134395807 gene encoding H-2 class II histocompatibility antigen, E-S beta chain-like gives MRSLVWVTILLVLLGPSLLHGSAGRNTLPVHFLAQCKAECRFSKGRPPLQVRYLLKYIYDGQEIARFDSDLGRFLAVSPLGAPIAKDWNSQEALLAYYQSMVDHFCWNNYKTAEAATIVSRTVQPTITISPTNEDPTSPNTLLLCIVTGYYPLEIKIRWLKNGLEQKEGVFYGEELQNGDWTYQTQVMLEMTPEYGDVYTCQVEHVSLEVPITVQWEPWMSVSAKIKIHIGVTAVVSGLLFAAVGFSCYLKNKKGSGLGDGFML, from the exons ATGAGATCTTTGGTGTGGGTCACAattctgctggtgctgctgggacCATCTCTGCTCCATGGAAGTGCAGGAAGAAACACCCTCCCTG TCCACTTCCTGGCCCAGTGCAAAGCCGAGTGCCGCTTCAGCAAGGGTCGGCCGCCACTGCAGGTGCGTTACCTGCTCAAGTACATCTACGATGGGCAGGAGATTGCTCGCTTCGATAGCGACCTCGGAAGATTCCTGGCCGTGTCGCCGCTGGGTGCACCTATCGCCAAGGACTGGAACAGTCAGGAAGCGCTTCTGGCCTACTACCAGAGCATGGTGGATCACTTCTGCTGGAACAACTACAAGACAGCGGAGGCAGCAACTATAGTCAGTAGGACAG TTCAGCCCACGATCACCATCTCTCCTACCAATGAAGACCCCACCTCTCCCAACACACTCTTGCTTTGCATTGTGACGGGTTATTATCCCTTGGAAATCAAGATCAGGTGGCTGAAGAATGGGCTGGAGCAGAAGGAAGGGGTCTTTTACGGAGAAGAGCTCCAGAACGGAGACTGGACCTACCAGACCCAGGTGATGCTGGAGATGACACCTGAGTATGGAGATGTCTACACCTGCCAAGTGGAGCACGTCAGCCTGGAGGTGCCCATCACCGTCCAGTGGG AGCCATGGATGTCAGTTTCCGCCAAGATCAAAATACACATCGGGGTCACTGCCGTTGTCTCGGGCCTCCTCTTTGCAGCTGTGGGATTCTCCTGCTATCTGAAGAACAAGAAAGGTAGCGGCCTAGGAGATGGATTCATGTTGTAG